In a single window of the Vibrio celticus genome:
- the istB gene encoding IS21-like element ISVch3 family helper ATPase IstB: MNALNDQLKTLRLSHAAKALEQQQEQLTTYAELDFEERLSLLLESEILNRNQSKIQRLKRQAKLRVDAQPSQLIYKEGRNLNRKQMSELLTGSYLYKHQNILVTGPTGAGKTYLACALATSACDQQQTVKYYRLTRLLDDLTAGRLDGSYQKQLQSLAKKALLILDDWGMEKLTQEHAGHLLEVLEERYQNSSTIVISQLPVREWYNMIGNATVADALMDRLVHNSHRIELGGESMRKLAQSDHLE, translated from the coding sequence ATGAATGCACTGAACGACCAACTCAAAACCCTACGCTTGAGCCATGCAGCGAAAGCATTAGAGCAGCAGCAAGAGCAACTGACCACCTACGCAGAACTGGACTTCGAGGAAAGGCTAAGCCTACTTCTGGAAAGCGAGATCTTGAATCGCAATCAGAGCAAAATCCAACGCTTAAAACGACAAGCCAAGCTGAGAGTAGATGCGCAGCCGAGCCAACTTATCTATAAGGAGGGACGAAACCTCAATCGTAAACAGATGAGCGAACTTCTGACGGGCAGTTATCTATACAAACACCAGAACATCTTGGTTACAGGCCCAACAGGCGCAGGCAAAACGTATCTTGCCTGCGCACTGGCAACCAGCGCCTGTGACCAACAACAAACGGTTAAGTACTACCGATTAACTCGCTTGCTTGACGACCTGACCGCTGGTCGTCTGGATGGTAGCTATCAAAAGCAACTCCAATCGCTGGCTAAGAAAGCCTTACTGATCCTCGACGACTGGGGGATGGAAAAACTCACTCAAGAGCATGCGGGTCACTTATTAGAAGTGCTGGAAGAGCGTTATCAAAACAGCAGCACAATCGTCATCAGCCAGTTACCTGTAAGGGAGTGGTACAACATGATCGGCAACGCCACCGTCGCGGACGCGCTAATGGATCGGCTAGTACACAATAGTCATAGAATAGAACTGGGAGGTGAGTCAATGAGAAAACTGGCGCAATCCGATCACTTAGAGTAA
- a CDS encoding DeoR/GlpR family DNA-binding transcription regulator translates to MIPAERQRTILSLLSHQEVISISELVEHLEVSHMTIRRDIVKLETSGKVISVSGGVQLTKALHSELSHDIKVEQQASEKAQIGQLAAQLVPEYSTIYLDAGTTSLEIAHQLAGRDDLLIITNDFAIAAYLMNSTQSEIYHTGGKVDRENQSSIGGKVAEFLAGMNIDIAFISSSSWNLKGLSTPCENKVLVKQAIVQAAHSNYLISDSTKYGRIATFHALDLSALDGVITDIDLSSSVIDELQDKGIKVINS, encoded by the coding sequence ATGATTCCAGCGGAACGTCAGAGAACCATTTTGTCACTATTATCACACCAAGAAGTGATCAGTATTTCTGAGCTTGTTGAGCACTTAGAGGTGTCTCATATGACCATTCGTCGAGATATCGTAAAGCTAGAGACATCAGGGAAAGTGATTTCAGTTTCGGGTGGCGTTCAGCTGACTAAAGCACTTCACAGCGAATTGTCACACGACATCAAGGTAGAACAGCAAGCAAGCGAAAAAGCTCAAATAGGTCAACTAGCTGCTCAATTGGTTCCTGAGTATTCGACTATCTACTTAGACGCTGGAACAACCTCTTTGGAGATCGCTCACCAACTTGCAGGGCGAGATGATCTGCTTATCATCACCAATGACTTCGCGATTGCCGCGTACCTAATGAACAGCACACAATCTGAGATTTACCATACTGGTGGCAAGGTTGACCGTGAAAATCAATCGAGTATTGGGGGCAAAGTAGCTGAGTTCTTGGCAGGGATGAATATTGATATTGCGTTTATCTCTTCTTCATCTTGGAATCTAAAAGGGCTCTCGACACCTTGTGAAAATAAGGTATTAGTCAAACAAGCCATTGTTCAAGCAGCTCATTCGAACTATCTGATTTCAGACTCAACCAAATACGGACGTATCGCTACCTTCCACGCCTTAGATTTAAGTGCGCTTGATGGCGTGATCACCGATATTGATCTTTCGAGTAGTGTGATTGATGAGCTTCAAGACAAAGGCATCAAGGTCATTAATTCGTAA
- the ltnD gene encoding L-threonate dehydrogenase, protein MNEVQSVGVIGLGSMGMGAAKSCVRAGLDVYGFDLNPQALETLGEYGAKAVSTSAVEFADKLDSVLVLVVNAAQVNTVLFKTGLAAALRPNTPVMVSATISAEDAKQIEAELAEHDLVMLDAPVSGGAVKAEAGEMTIMASGAVTTFEALAPVLDATAAKVYNIGETIGLGATVKIIHQLLAGVHIAAGAEAMALAARANIPLDLMYDVVTNAAGNSWMFENRMKHVVDGDYSPKSMVDIFVKDLNLVSDTAQDLKFPLPLSSAALNMFVSASNAGFGQEDDSAVIKVFQGIDLPGVNTSKAEK, encoded by the coding sequence ATGAATGAAGTTCAATCTGTTGGTGTTATCGGTTTAGGTTCTATGGGCATGGGCGCAGCGAAGTCATGCGTGCGTGCAGGGCTTGATGTATATGGTTTCGATTTGAATCCGCAAGCGCTTGAAACCTTGGGTGAATATGGCGCAAAAGCGGTCTCGACAAGTGCGGTTGAGTTTGCAGACAAACTTGATTCAGTTTTGGTATTGGTTGTGAATGCAGCTCAAGTTAACACGGTACTGTTTAAAACTGGTCTTGCGGCGGCACTAAGACCTAACACGCCAGTTATGGTCTCGGCAACGATCTCAGCAGAAGACGCGAAACAAATCGAAGCTGAGCTTGCTGAACATGATCTTGTGATGCTGGATGCGCCAGTGTCCGGCGGTGCAGTAAAAGCAGAAGCGGGTGAAATGACGATTATGGCTTCAGGTGCGGTGACCACATTTGAAGCACTGGCTCCGGTACTTGATGCAACAGCAGCTAAAGTCTACAACATCGGTGAGACCATTGGCCTTGGTGCGACCGTTAAGATTATCCACCAGTTACTAGCAGGTGTTCATATTGCTGCGGGCGCTGAAGCGATGGCACTAGCCGCACGCGCAAACATTCCGCTTGATTTGATGTACGACGTTGTTACGAATGCAGCGGGCAACTCTTGGATGTTCGAGAACCGCATGAAGCACGTAGTCGATGGTGATTACTCTCCAAAATCTATGGTTGATATCTTTGTGAAGGATTTGAACTTGGTATCAGATACCGCTCAAGATCTGAAATTCCCACTCCCACTATCAAGTGCTGCACTGAACATGTTCGTTAGCGCGAGTAATGCTGGATTTGGTCAAGAAGACGACAGTGCAGTGATAAAAGTCTTCCAAGGCATTGATCTACCAGGTGTAAATACGTCAAAGGCGGAGAAATAA
- the otnK gene encoding 3-oxo-tetronate kinase, whose translation MLLGVIADDFTGATDIAGFLVENGMRTVQLNGIPTGEFDTSADAVVISLKSRSCPADQAVTDSVTALKWLQSQGCQQFYFKYCSTFDSTAQGNIGPVTDALLAELGESFTMVCPALPVNGRTVYNGHLFVFGELLSDSGMRNHPVTPMMDSSVVRMMDAQSEGVSGLVNFQTIEQGADAVTARFNELKAQGSRYAVVDAFNAEHLVTLGQAAKSLKLITGGSGLAAGIAKNWTEHLADQSDAKHAGSPVKAPTVVFSGSCSVITNQQVAVYRQLAPHFAIDVKACLTNDQYANEVFDWVMTNNQGEFAPLVYATADAAALKAIQEEYGAQASSHAVEQFFSQLAIKLQQHGVKNFIVAGGETSGVVTQSLAVKGFHIGPQIAPGVPWVKSVEGELSLALKSGNFGDENFFAKAQSFFS comes from the coding sequence ATGTTATTAGGTGTTATTGCAGACGACTTTACAGGTGCTACAGACATTGCTGGTTTCTTGGTTGAAAACGGTATGCGCACTGTTCAATTGAATGGGATTCCAACGGGAGAGTTTGACACATCAGCAGATGCAGTGGTGATCAGCCTTAAATCTCGCTCTTGCCCAGCTGACCAAGCGGTGACGGATTCGGTTACTGCGCTTAAATGGCTTCAATCTCAAGGTTGCCAACAGTTTTACTTTAAATACTGCTCAACGTTCGACAGTACCGCTCAGGGCAATATTGGTCCCGTAACAGATGCACTTTTGGCGGAACTTGGAGAATCTTTCACTATGGTTTGCCCTGCATTGCCAGTAAATGGTCGCACGGTTTACAACGGTCACTTGTTTGTTTTTGGTGAGTTGCTCAGTGATTCAGGTATGCGTAATCACCCTGTTACACCAATGATGGATTCCAGTGTGGTTCGAATGATGGACGCACAATCAGAAGGTGTTTCCGGTTTAGTTAACTTTCAAACGATTGAACAGGGCGCTGATGCGGTTACCGCTCGTTTTAACGAACTCAAAGCTCAAGGTAGTCGCTACGCCGTTGTAGACGCATTTAATGCAGAGCACTTGGTGACGTTAGGTCAAGCGGCTAAATCTCTGAAACTAATCACAGGTGGTTCAGGCCTAGCTGCTGGTATCGCTAAAAATTGGACAGAACATCTTGCTGATCAAAGTGATGCAAAACATGCCGGTAGCCCAGTCAAAGCACCAACCGTTGTGTTCTCTGGTTCTTGTTCAGTGATTACTAACCAACAAGTTGCGGTATACCGGCAGCTTGCTCCTCACTTTGCTATCGATGTGAAGGCTTGCTTAACCAATGATCAATACGCCAATGAAGTGTTCGATTGGGTGATGACCAATAACCAAGGCGAGTTTGCTCCTTTGGTTTATGCAACCGCAGATGCTGCCGCACTAAAAGCAATTCAAGAAGAGTACGGCGCACAAGCGTCAAGCCACGCCGTTGAACAATTTTTTAGTCAACTCGCTATCAAACTACAACAACATGGCGTGAAAAACTTCATCGTTGCTGGTGGTGAAACATCAGGCGTCGTGACGCAAAGCCTAGCTGTGAAAGGTTTTCATATTGGTCCTCAAATCGCACCAGGTGTGCCTTGGGTTAAATCGGTCGAAGGTGAGTTATCACTAGCGCTAAAATCGGGCAATTTTGGTGATGAAAACTTCTTCGCTAAAGCTCAATCATTCTTTTCATAA
- the otnC gene encoding 3-oxo-tetronate 4-phosphate decarboxylase yields MSKVLMNEQQLREQMVTLARSMFERGYATGGAGNLSIKLPNGHFLATPTGSSFGRLVAEELSVVDIDGNHISGKKPSKEAAFHLAIYRNNPVCNAIVHLHSTYLTALSCLEGLDRNNAIKAFTPYFVMRIGELPVIPYLRPGDPQIAEELAKRAGDYRAFLLANHGPVVTGTDFIDAVDNAEELEETAKLAFLLKGNDIRYLTDEEVMDLKGRGK; encoded by the coding sequence ATGAGTAAAGTTTTGATGAACGAGCAGCAGTTAAGAGAGCAAATGGTCACGCTCGCTCGTTCAATGTTCGAACGAGGTTACGCGACAGGTGGTGCAGGTAACCTATCTATCAAATTGCCAAATGGGCATTTTCTAGCAACACCAACAGGCTCTTCATTTGGTCGCCTTGTCGCTGAGGAATTGTCGGTTGTTGATATCGATGGCAACCACATCTCAGGTAAGAAGCCTTCTAAAGAAGCGGCATTCCACCTAGCGATTTACCGTAATAACCCTGTATGCAATGCCATTGTTCATTTGCATTCTACTTACCTTACCGCGTTGTCTTGCCTTGAAGGGTTGGATCGTAACAACGCGATTAAGGCTTTCACACCGTATTTCGTGATGCGAATTGGCGAGTTACCAGTCATTCCTTACCTACGCCCTGGTGACCCACAAATCGCTGAAGAGTTGGCAAAACGAGCAGGTGATTATCGAGCATTCTTGTTAGCAAACCACGGCCCAGTAGTAACAGGCACTGACTTTATTGATGCCGTTGATAACGCTGAAGAGCTAGAAGAGACCGCCAAATTAGCATTCTTATTGAAAGGGAATGATATCCGTTACCTAACGGACGAAGAAGTGATGGATTTAAAAGGGAGAGGCAAATAA
- the otnI gene encoding 2-oxo-tetronate isomerase gives MAKFAANLTMLFTEVPFLERFEKAHKAGFKAVEYLFPYAFEAEELAEKMQEFGFEQALFNMPPGDWDAGERGFAAIPGREEEFKASVDTALMYAKALNCKKVHAMSGLHDAKFTRQQHVEIFISNIRFAADKFAEHNIELMIEPLNSRDVPNYFVAHQRDAVELIKLVDRPNVKLQLDLYHAQIMDGDLSTLIREVAAYTGHIQIASVPERHEPSEGELNYPHLFSVLDDSGYQGWIGCEYNPRGTTEEGLGWVNSYL, from the coding sequence ATGGCTAAGTTCGCAGCAAACTTAACGATGTTATTCACAGAAGTGCCATTTCTGGAGCGTTTTGAGAAGGCACATAAAGCGGGTTTCAAAGCAGTTGAATACCTATTCCCTTATGCATTTGAGGCCGAAGAGCTTGCAGAAAAAATGCAGGAATTTGGTTTTGAACAGGCACTTTTCAATATGCCTCCGGGTGATTGGGACGCAGGTGAACGAGGCTTCGCAGCGATTCCTGGCCGTGAAGAAGAGTTTAAAGCAAGCGTTGATACGGCACTTATGTACGCTAAAGCGCTGAACTGCAAGAAAGTTCACGCGATGTCGGGTCTACATGATGCGAAGTTCACGAGGCAGCAACACGTTGAAATCTTTATCTCAAATATTCGTTTTGCCGCAGATAAGTTTGCTGAGCATAACATCGAATTGATGATTGAACCGCTAAATAGCCGTGATGTTCCTAATTACTTCGTTGCTCACCAACGTGACGCTGTTGAACTGATTAAGTTAGTCGATAGGCCAAATGTGAAGCTGCAACTCGACCTTTATCACGCGCAAATCATGGATGGTGATTTAAGTACTTTGATTCGTGAAGTGGCTGCTTATACCGGTCATATCCAAATTGCTTCTGTACCAGAAAGGCATGAACCATCGGAAGGCGAACTGAACTACCCACACTTGTTTAGTGTTTTGGATGATTCAGGTTACCAAGGTTGGATTGGTTGTGAATACAACCCAAGAGGCACGACAGAAGAGGGGCTTGGCTGGGTAAACAGTTATTTATAG
- a CDS encoding GntP family permease, with protein MDGALIGIVIGILTMMGMIIKTRIPVALAMVIASIIMGLFAGMAPTELIDAIKAGFGGVLGGIGLIIAFGVIMGACFERSGAAVRMAKTFVKLCGKGREDLALGFTGVLVAIPVFCDSAYIILHSLVRAISRDTGKSAVGLGVTLALGLLITHALVPPTPGPVAVAGILGVDLGEYMLWGLMVSIPMMLLSMIYIRRVGNEFYRVPNGEIWITNQADWANLEKVKETDDRELPSNFLSFGPILLPIAFILINTLVGQGDTAMHNVISLIGNPVVAVGIGVLMALYGLTRHIERKDMVSSMDDALSTTGLILVVTGCGGAMGAVLKASGAGPQVAEAIASSGIPPLLVPLAIASMLRLIQGSATASMMVAATMTLPLVETLGLDPVFVALACAVGPVGFSHLNDSYFHIINRTLGITELADQIKIWSVSSTIAWAIGASIIMILNLVFGKGGTLIDPLIPIAVLGAVFVWLKSKEKSQVKTAVTN; from the coding sequence ATGGATGGAGCACTGATAGGCATCGTAATTGGCATCTTAACCATGATGGGTATGATTATTAAAACGAGAATCCCAGTCGCACTTGCTATGGTTATTGCAAGTATCATCATGGGTCTTTTTGCGGGTATGGCGCCAACAGAGTTGATTGATGCAATTAAAGCAGGTTTTGGTGGCGTGCTTGGTGGTATTGGTTTGATCATCGCATTCGGCGTTATCATGGGCGCGTGTTTCGAACGCTCTGGAGCCGCTGTTCGAATGGCAAAAACGTTTGTAAAGCTGTGTGGTAAAGGTCGTGAAGACTTAGCACTAGGTTTTACAGGGGTGCTTGTCGCTATCCCAGTTTTCTGTGACTCTGCGTACATCATTTTGCATTCTCTTGTTCGCGCAATTTCACGTGATACGGGTAAGTCAGCGGTTGGCCTTGGTGTAACTCTAGCGCTTGGCTTGCTTATCACTCACGCACTTGTGCCACCAACACCGGGTCCAGTTGCTGTGGCTGGAATTCTGGGTGTAGACCTAGGTGAATACATGTTATGGGGTTTGATGGTTTCTATCCCTATGATGCTTCTTTCTATGATTTATATTCGCCGAGTAGGTAACGAGTTCTACCGCGTACCAAACGGAGAGATATGGATTACTAACCAAGCTGATTGGGCAAACCTTGAGAAAGTAAAAGAAACAGATGACAGAGAGCTACCAAGTAACTTTTTATCATTCGGTCCAATTCTGCTGCCAATCGCATTCATCCTAATCAACACGCTTGTTGGTCAAGGTGACACTGCAATGCACAACGTTATTTCGTTGATTGGTAACCCAGTGGTTGCTGTTGGTATCGGTGTTCTGATGGCGCTATACGGTCTTACTCGTCATATTGAGCGCAAAGACATGGTTAGCTCTATGGATGATGCTCTGTCTACTACAGGTCTAATTCTTGTGGTAACTGGTTGTGGTGGCGCAATGGGTGCCGTACTTAAAGCATCAGGTGCTGGTCCTCAAGTCGCCGAAGCTATCGCAAGCAGCGGTATTCCACCTCTACTTGTACCACTAGCAATTGCTTCAATGCTTCGTCTAATCCAAGGTTCAGCAACTGCATCAATGATGGTTGCAGCAACGATGACACTGCCTCTAGTCGAAACGTTAGGTCTAGACCCAGTATTCGTAGCACTTGCATGTGCGGTAGGTCCGGTTGGCTTCTCTCATTTGAACGATTCATACTTCCACATCATCAACCGTACGTTAGGTATTACTGAACTAGCTGACCAAATTAAGATCTGGTCTGTGTCTTCAACTATCGCATGGGCGATTGGTGCAAGCATCATCATGATTCTAAACTTAGTGTTTGGTAAAGGCGGTACGTTGATCGACCCACTGATTCCAATTGCGGTTCTAGGTGCTGTATTCGTGTGGCTAAAAAGCAAAGAGAAATCACAAGTAAAGACAGCCGTTACTAACTAA
- a CDS encoding glycerate kinase: MKIVIAPDSFKESLSAVSVAGCIEKGFREIFPDAEYVTLPLADGGEGTVDVLLQGLAGQKRTHQVEGPLGALVNAEWAMLESSDSNPNKTAIVEIAAASGLDLLAPEQRNPLVASSFGTGQLILEAIEQGAQTIILGLGGSATNDGGAGIVQALSGRLLDQKEQELNRGGAALADLSSIDLTGLDSRCADIELIVACDVDNPLCGDNGASHIFGPQKGASPEQVVMLDKALENFAQVVESQGCVRGDDPVHKRTGYGAAGGAPMGLGLLFNMQIKSGIEMVLDVLQADEVLKGADLVITGEGQMDNQTLQGKTPYGIAKRASLQGIPTIGIAGSLGTEVEALYREMNSLFGTVRSPQSLEQVLREAELNLTRTARNIASTLRLGHAIFK; the protein is encoded by the coding sequence ATGAAAATTGTTATTGCACCAGACTCGTTTAAAGAATCTCTATCGGCTGTATCTGTGGCGGGGTGTATTGAAAAGGGCTTTCGTGAAATCTTCCCTGATGCTGAATACGTGACCTTGCCTTTAGCCGATGGCGGCGAAGGGACTGTGGATGTGTTGCTGCAAGGCTTAGCGGGGCAAAAGCGAACACATCAAGTGGAAGGGCCGTTGGGCGCATTGGTTAATGCTGAATGGGCGATGCTTGAGTCATCCGATAGCAACCCGAACAAAACCGCAATTGTTGAAATTGCTGCGGCATCAGGTTTGGATTTGTTAGCGCCAGAGCAGCGTAACCCTTTGGTGGCTTCTTCATTCGGCACTGGGCAATTGATTTTGGAAGCGATAGAGCAGGGCGCTCAAACGATTATTCTTGGATTGGGTGGCAGTGCGACCAATGATGGTGGTGCGGGTATTGTTCAAGCTTTGAGTGGTCGTTTGCTAGATCAAAAAGAGCAAGAGCTTAACCGAGGAGGCGCTGCACTAGCTGATTTATCATCGATTGATCTTACTGGTTTAGATTCACGCTGTGCTGATATCGAGTTAATTGTAGCGTGCGATGTCGATAATCCGTTGTGTGGTGATAACGGTGCTAGCCATATATTCGGCCCACAAAAAGGCGCAAGCCCAGAACAAGTTGTGATGCTTGATAAGGCGCTTGAGAATTTTGCTCAAGTAGTTGAATCGCAAGGTTGTGTTCGTGGGGATGATCCCGTTCACAAGCGTACTGGTTATGGCGCGGCTGGTGGTGCTCCAATGGGGCTTGGTTTGTTGTTTAACATGCAGATTAAATCGGGTATTGAGATGGTGCTTGATGTTTTGCAAGCCGATGAAGTATTGAAAGGCGCAGATCTTGTGATTACCGGTGAAGGGCAAATGGACAATCAAACTCTGCAAGGAAAGACTCCTTATGGCATTGCCAAACGTGCGAGCTTACAAGGCATTCCGACCATAGGGATTGCAGGTTCTTTAGGTACAGAAGTCGAAGCCTTATATCGTGAAATGAACAGCTTGTTTGGTACAGTGCGCTCTCCTCAGTCACTCGAGCAAGTACTGCGAGAAGCTGAATTGAACCTAACCAGAACGGCGAGGAACATTGCCTCAACTCTGAGGTTAGGCCATGCCATTTTTAAATAA
- a CDS encoding catalase — protein MSKKLTTAAGCPVAHNQNVQTAGKRGPQLLQDVWFLEKLAHFDREVIPERRMHAKGSGAYGTFTVTHDITKYTKAKLFSEVGKKTDLFARFTTVAGERGAADAERDIRGFALKFYTEEGNWDMVGNNTPVFFLRDPLKFPDLNHAVKRDPRTNMRSAKNNWDFWTSLPEALHQITIVMSDRGIPATYRHMHGFGSHTFSFINADNERFWVKFHFKSQQGIKNLSDAEAAQVIGDDRESHQRDLLDSIDNQDFPKWTLKVQVMPEADAAKVPYNPFDLTKIWPHADYPLIEVGEFELNRNPQNFFAEVEQSAFNPANVVPGISFSPDKMLQGRLFAYGDAQRYRLGVNHQHIPVNAPRCPVHSYHRDGAMRVDGNFGGTLGYEPNNEGQWAEQPDFAEPALNLDGAAAHWDHREDEDYFSQPGDLFRLMTPEKQAILFDNTARNLGGVPKEIQLRHLRHCYKADPAYGEGIGKLLEIDVSEFKS, from the coding sequence ATGAGTAAAAAACTAACTACAGCTGCGGGTTGTCCTGTTGCTCATAACCAGAATGTTCAAACTGCGGGCAAACGTGGTCCTCAACTTCTTCAAGACGTTTGGTTTTTGGAGAAATTGGCCCATTTTGATCGTGAAGTGATTCCAGAGCGTCGTATGCACGCGAAAGGCTCAGGTGCTTACGGCACATTTACCGTTACACACGACATCACAAAATACACCAAGGCAAAATTGTTCTCTGAAGTAGGTAAAAAAACCGACTTGTTTGCACGTTTCACAACAGTTGCGGGTGAGCGCGGTGCTGCCGATGCTGAGCGTGATATCCGTGGCTTTGCATTGAAGTTTTATACTGAAGAAGGCAACTGGGATATGGTGGGTAACAACACGCCAGTATTCTTCCTTCGTGATCCTCTTAAGTTCCCTGACTTAAACCACGCGGTGAAACGTGATCCACGCACTAACATGCGTAGCGCGAAAAACAACTGGGATTTCTGGACTTCTCTTCCGGAAGCTCTGCACCAAATTACTATCGTAATGAGTGACCGTGGTATCCCTGCGACTTACCGTCACATGCACGGCTTTGGTAGCCACACGTTCAGCTTCATCAACGCTGATAACGAACGTTTCTGGGTTAAATTCCACTTCAAATCTCAGCAAGGTATTAAGAACCTTTCTGATGCAGAAGCGGCACAAGTGATCGGTGACGATCGCGAAAGCCACCAACGTGACTTGCTAGACAGTATCGATAATCAAGACTTCCCGAAATGGACGTTGAAAGTTCAAGTGATGCCAGAAGCGGATGCAGCGAAGGTTCCATACAACCCGTTCGATTTGACTAAGATCTGGCCTCATGCAGATTACCCGTTGATTGAAGTGGGTGAATTCGAGCTAAACCGTAACCCACAAAACTTCTTCGCTGAAGTTGAGCAGTCGGCATTCAACCCGGCGAATGTGGTTCCAGGTATCAGCTTCTCGCCAGACAAGATGCTACAAGGTCGTCTGTTTGCTTACGGTGATGCACAACGATACCGTTTGGGTGTTAACCATCAGCATATTCCAGTGAACGCTCCTCGTTGCCCAGTACACAGCTACCACCGTGATGGCGCGATGCGTGTCGATGGTAACTTCGGTGGCACATTAGGTTATGAGCCAAACAACGAAGGTCAATGGGCTGAGCAGCCAGATTTCGCTGAACCAGCATTGAACCTAGATGGCGCAGCAGCACACTGGGATCACCGCGAAGATGAAGATTACTTCTCGCAACCGGGTGACTTGTTCCGCCTAATGACGCCAGAGAAGCAAGCGATTCTGTTTGATAACACTGCTCGTAACCTAGGCGGCGTACCAAAAGAGATTCAACTGCGTCACCTAAGACACTGTTACAAAGCCGACCCTGCATACGGTGAAGGTATTGGTAAATTGCTTGAAATTGATGTGAGTGAATTTAAGTCGTAA
- a CDS encoding patatin-like phospholipase family protein: MNKSALIVEGGAMRGIFAAGVLDAFMQDDFRPYDFAIGVSAGVSNLVGYLSHAPKRSYDVITTMATDKTFFNPARFAKGGNLVDVKWLWNESNQRYPLDCGELFSSIPLIAAVTNVDTGSADYYHIKPENLSNVVEATTALPIAYRETPCFSGGCYTDGGVADSIPVREAYRRGARDITVILSHPLSYRMKPQKHQWMLKKLLKKFPNIAESMAVRADNYNQSLEFIRNPPKDATIKVIAPPEAFAVKRLTMDQSTLNAGYEMGIKAGEEHLAIRKGVYGLDTEDCHFCV; encoded by the coding sequence ATGAATAAGAGCGCATTAATCGTTGAAGGTGGAGCAATGAGAGGTATTTTTGCTGCCGGAGTTTTAGACGCCTTTATGCAAGACGATTTCCGTCCTTATGATTTTGCCATCGGCGTATCTGCAGGTGTGTCGAATCTGGTTGGCTACTTATCTCATGCACCAAAACGCAGTTATGATGTGATCACCACGATGGCGACGGATAAGACCTTCTTTAACCCTGCTCGCTTTGCCAAGGGTGGCAACTTGGTAGACGTTAAATGGTTATGGAACGAATCCAATCAACGTTATCCGCTCGATTGTGGTGAGCTGTTTTCAAGTATCCCACTCATTGCTGCTGTCACAAATGTCGATACGGGCAGTGCAGACTACTACCATATTAAGCCAGAAAACCTCTCTAACGTGGTGGAAGCAACCACCGCTTTGCCTATTGCTTACCGAGAAACACCGTGCTTCTCTGGTGGCTGTTATACCGATGGTGGTGTCGCGGATTCGATTCCGGTGCGTGAAGCATATCGTCGTGGTGCACGAGACATTACGGTGATTCTTTCTCATCCTTTAAGTTACCGAATGAAGCCTCAAAAGCACCAATGGATGCTAAAAAAACTGTTAAAGAAATTCCCAAATATTGCTGAGTCGATGGCGGTGCGTGCCGACAACTACAATCAGTCTTTGGAGTTCATTCGTAACCCACCCAAAGATGCGACCATTAAAGTGATAGCGCCGCCAGAAGCGTTCGCAGTGAAGCGTTTAACTATGGATCAAAGTACTCTTAATGCAGGTTACGAGATGGGCATTAAAGCGGGTGAAGAGCACCTTGCCATTCGAAAAGGCGTGTATGGTTTAGACACCGAAGATTGTCATTTCTGCGTCTAG
- a CDS encoding helix-turn-helix domain-containing protein, whose translation MSKYSRELKCIIAKQYLDGTSSLYLAKQYSISSRQIRYWAQVFAIHGTDSFLPTKHAATAQTKRKALNLMWTNEWSLTHTSAVLNLSSPGILSVWLKRFNELGIKGLKMRQKGRPSMKQQPQRTTKPDNEMTLEELKEELVYLRTENAVLKKLEELEQEKNRRTKKKRS comes from the coding sequence ATGTCCAAATATAGCCGAGAGCTAAAATGTATCATTGCTAAGCAATACTTAGATGGCACGTCATCTCTCTACTTAGCAAAACAATATTCAATTTCTTCAAGGCAGATACGGTATTGGGCTCAAGTCTTTGCCATCCATGGTACTGATTCATTTTTACCAACTAAGCATGCCGCGACTGCTCAAACAAAACGAAAAGCATTGAATTTAATGTGGACGAATGAATGGTCTCTCACGCACACTAGCGCAGTATTAAACCTCTCATCCCCTGGGATACTCTCTGTCTGGCTCAAACGATTTAATGAGCTCGGTATCAAGGGGCTCAAAATGCGCCAGAAAGGAAGACCCTCAATGAAACAGCAACCTCAACGAACCACTAAGCCTGATAATGAAATGACACTTGAGGAGCTAAAAGAGGAGTTAGTCTACTTACGAACCGAGAATGCTGTTTTAAAAAAGTTGGAAGAGTTGGAGCAGGAAAAAAACCGTCGAACAAAGAAAAAGCGGTCATAG